The nucleotide sequence CTAGGTGGTTTGTTGATTGAAGGCGCATTGCGCAACGTTGACCTATCTGTCGACGCACCTAGCAAACAAGAAACCCGATTCAAAGAGACGCTGCTTCAAAATGAGTACAGCACCGAGTATCTTGTGGATTACCTTGACATTCCAGAAGACAAACTTTTTGAATTCATGGTATTCGCCCAAGAAAAAGGTTTGAATAAAGCCATGTTGTTGCCAGAAAATGAATTTCAATTGTTGCAATTCCTGGATGAGCAGGCGACTACATTCAAGAAAAGGATCGCTAAAAAAGAATAAAAGGTTCATTTTTAGGCATTGTTATTGCTCAAAATATATTGGCAATCGCCATAATTGAATACACATCCTATGAAATTGACTAAAGTAGCCGTAATGATCATGGTTCTTTTTGGTGCCCTTGCAAGCACTGCTTCCACAATCAAGGAGGCTTTTGATTTACCCATGGTTGTTGAGGATTCTCGCTTTCGCGAAAGCGAAATCACCCAACAGTATCACAAATATTATCTGTCTGTTTCCAACGTGAAATACAATGAGAAAAGTAAGGCCCTGCAAATGGTTTCTAGATTTTTTATTGATGACCTGGAAGATGTTCTTAATGAACGCATGGATAAAAAGGTCACGCTGGGAAATCCCGATGGTCTTGAACAACTCAAACCGATTTTGAACCGCTACATCAATAGCAGACTGCGTGTTAAGGCCGATGGAACTACCACAGATCCTACCGTTATAGGCGCAGAATACGATGCCGACCAAATTATCATCTACATAGAATTACCGGCCGCAAAACAGCCTAAGACTGTTGAGGTGAGCTACAAGGCCTTGTTCGAACTTTTTCCCGAGCAAAAAAACCTCGTGCATTTCAAAATGGGCAGCCAGCGTAAATCACTGCTTAACAGCATGGATACGCCTACAGATCGCGTAAACTTTTAAAGGGATACCATAATTCGATCCCAATATTCTTAAATTAGCAGCAATTAGAAAAAAACACCAATTAATGAAAGCAATTAAATTTTTGTTCATGAGTATGATGCTCATTTCTTTTGGCGCTTTTGCACAAGATGCACCTGCCGAAGAAAAAGCACCAGAACACTACAACGAGAACAAATTCCGTCAAATGTATCAGGAGTTCTCAACTCCTAACGAATACCGTAGCGCCAGTGGTGCTCCAGGTCCTGCGTACTATCAACAGCGCGCAGACTACAAAATGGACGTACGCCTGGATGATGCAAACCATCACCTATACGGTTATGAAACCATTACCTATACTAACAAATCTCCAGATGTCCTAAGCTATTTATGGGTACAACTGGATCAAAATATGCGTGCCAAGGACAGTAAAACCCCTTTGATTGAAGGTGGAAGAATCGATCCTTATGCAACTCCAGCCGGGTTTACTGGTAGCTTCTTGGAGCAGCCATTTGATGGTGGTTTCAACATCACCAAGGTTTTGGACAGTAAAGGAAATCCTTTAAAATACACCATCAACCAAACCATGATGCGTGTAGAGATGCCAGAACCATTAGAGTCTGGAGACGATTTTGAATTTGATATTGAATGGGATTACAACATTAACGATCACGTGAACGGTCGCGGCCGTAGTGGTTATGAGCAAACTCCTGATGGGAACCGCTCTTATGTTATCGCTCAATTCTATCCACGTATGGCAGTTTATAATGACGTTGAAGGATGGCAAAACAGCCAGTTCTGGGGACGTGATGAGTTTGCGTTGCCATTCGGTTCTTTTGAAGTGAATATCACTGTTCCTTCTGACCACTGGTTAGACGGTACTGGTAAATTGACCAACCGTAAGGATGTTTATACCAAAGAAGAAATGAATCGTTATGAAAGAGCGATGAAGTCTTATGAGAAGCCTGTGATTATTAGAACACAAGCAGAAGCTGAAAAGTTTGCTCAAGGAAGTGCAGAAACCACAACAACTACCAAAACATGGAAGTTAAAAGCAGACTTCGTACGTGACTTTGGATGGACATCTTCTAGAAGATACATTGCAGACGCTATGGCCGTAAAAGTAGGAAAGAGCGATGTGATGGCAGTTTCCATCTATCCGCCAGAAGGTAATCCTCTATGGGAACAATGGTCCACTTATGCCGTTGCACAAACACTGAAGTCGTACTCAAGAATGACTTTTGATTATCCTTACCACAAGGCGATCTCTGTACACGCTAAAAATCAAGGGATGGAATATCCTATGATTTGTTGGAACTATGGTCGTCCAGAGCCAGACGGTTCTTATTCTGACCGTGTGAAGTATGGAATGATTTCCGTAATTATTCATGAGGTAGGACACAACTATTTCCCGATGATCGTGAACTCTGACGAGCGCCAGTGGACTTGGATGGATGAAGGTTTGAACACTTTTGTACAGTATGTAGCAGAGCAGGATTTTGGCGAAAGCTATCCAGAAGCCCTTAAAGGTGACACAGATCTTGATAAATATCCATCACGTCGCGGTCCAGCAGCAGCCATCGTTCCTTACATGGGCGGTGACCAGCGTTATATTGCACCAATTATGACCAAAGGTTTGAACACTTATCAGTTTGGTTCTAACGCTTACGCGAAACCTGCTACGGGTCTAAACATTCTACGTGAAACGATCATGGGTAGAGACTTGTTTGACTACGCATTCCGTGAGTATTCCAACAGATGGATGTTCAAGCACCCAACGCCAGAGGATTTCTTCCGTACTATGGAAGATGCCAGTGCAGTGGATCTAGACTGGTTCTGGAGAGGTTGGTTCTATTCCACTCAATATACAGATATGGCGATAGGTGGTGTTGATCAATACTACGTTTCCAATGAAGTAAATGCTGAAATGAAAGAACTAGCGGCAGAACGCAACATACCACTTGAGCGATTCAAAGGTTTGGTATTCATGGTCAAAAAAGACTCTGAAGACTACAAAGCCGAAATGGACGGTCAAGACCCTAAAGAAGATGCGGTTGCTTTGAAAGAATACTTGATGGATAACTTCACACCAGAAGAAAGAGCACAGCTTAAAAACCCTAAGTTCTTCTACCAAATCACTGTTGATAAACCAGGTGGATTGGTTATGCCTATCATTCTAGAATACACCTATGCTGATGGAACTACTGAAAAAGTAACGCACCCAGCAGAAATCTGGAGATACAATGATAAGCAAGTGACCTTGTCTAAAGGTTCTGCTAAGGAGATCACTAAAATCGTTATCGATCCAGATCTTGAGACAGCAGATATTGATGTGTCTAACAATGCATGGCCGCAAGAAGCCACAGTAGACAAGTTCGAAGAAATGAAGAACTAAAAATTCTCATGGAATAATTATCAAGCCAGATTTACAATGAATCTGGCTTTTTTATGTTTGTACGTTATGAGAAAACACTTTTTCTATATCGCGGTTAGTTTTCTGGCTTTAAGCTTTGTTGCTTGTGATGATGATATCATGAGTGATGACGAGCTGGTCGAAGTCATTGAGCCTGTAGATGATCTTGTGAGATTGCAGGGCATCACAATAGAAGACGATGCGGCTACCGTGATTCAAGAAATAGAGATTGATTATGATGAGAAATCATTAATCAGGCAGATCACGTTCTCGGGCATGGAAAATGTCCTCTATAACATGACGTATGCGATTAATGATCGGTTGATAGCCTTTGAGAAAGTACAGAACGGTCAAACGACTAGCAATACGCTGGATTATAATAATAACCTCATCACCTTGACTACAACATTCCCAGATGCCACCGTACAGCAAAAGGAATTAAGTATTGACTTTCAAAACAGGATCAACTTCGTTAGAACTTTTGATGTTGCCACTAACGGCTCCAGAACTGCTACTGATCAAACCCAATACGTGTACTCGCAAAACTTCAATGTGGAGCGCATTAACGACTTGAGACCAACAGGAAACTCTATTGAATCCACTACAGAGCTTACCTATCTATTCAACAACAATCCGTTTAGGGACATGAACGATGTGATACGGTTTTTGATTTTTGAAGAGTTCGTTCCCTATACCAGGTATTTACCTGCAACGCTGGAAGAGCGATTCAATTCCAACGGTCCACCTGTAGATGGTAGGTTTGTGTCTTACGATTACACCTTGCAGGAAGACGATTTTCCCAGTTCTAGAACCGTATCGTCCACTACGGCAACCGGCACTCAAACCACGGTAGAGACTTTTAATTACCTACCTTAATTAACGCTTTTGAATATCTAAGATCTTGCTGGGATCGTATATTTGCATCATGGTTTCATTGCCCCTTTTTATAAGCATGCCAGAAATGATGATCGTAGGATTGGTCATTATTTTGGTATTTGGTTCTGATAAGCTACCCGAAATTGTTCGAGGTATCGCAAAGGCTATGAATACCGTGCGCAATGCCACTGACGATATCAAGAATGAGATCACTAAATCTGCCGATGAGCATGGTTTCTCAAAAGATATCAAGGAAATCACCAAACAAATTGAGCAAGTCAAGGATCAGATTGAAGATTCTGGATCCATCAAACGCAAGTTCTAATGTGGGAAGAACTCGTCCAGTTAGATCGTGACATATTCAGTTTTATCAATGGTCTTTGGATAGGTAGGTTTACCGACTTTTGGCTGTTTGTTACCCAGATAGAACACTGGATACCGCTTTACCTTTTCTTCTTTTATTTACTCTACAAATCTATGTCTTGGCGCAAAGGATTGGCCAGCATTGGCATGGTGTTGACCACTGCTGTTTTTACCTTGTGGTGTACCAATTTTGTCAAGAACAATGTGGAGCGCCTGCGACCTAACAATGAACCCATGTTGATGGATAGCATCAACATTCTGCAAAAGCCAGAAAACTTTAGTTTCTGGTCGGGTCATAGTGCCGTAAGTTTTGCAGCCACGACAATTGTGGTGCTATTGCTGCAGCATTATAAACCCGGCAAATGGTATTATCTTTTTTATATCTGGCCCATCGTTTTTGCGCTTTCCAGAATATTTGTGGGCGTGCATTACCCTGCAGATGTCACCGTGGGAATGATCGTCGGGCTTCTCACCGGCTATGCTTTTTACAAGCTGACGCTATTTCTCTTTGACGTGCTACAGAACACGAGAAAGCGTTAATCCATCACGTACGGATAGGAGCACCGTTTGCAATCTGGGATCTTCCTTAAGTAGTCTATTATATTCCAGCAATACAGGTGTTGAAATGTCTTTAGGCAGTACTTCTTCCACTACTTTTCCATGCCATAGGACATTGTCAGAAATGATCAAGGATCCAGAATTCACCTTTTCCATCACTTGTTGCAAGTAGGTGACATAATTGGGTTTGTCGGCATCGATAAAGACCAGGTCAAAAGTTCCCTCAAGTTGCGGGATGATTTGGGTGGCATCGCCTATTTTTTGATGCACCGTGATTTTAGGGTTTATGCTTTCGCGAAAGCGAGAAAAATATCTGCCCGCAAAATCCTCTAATTCTTCATTGATATCGATGGTCACCAATTCACTGCCAGACGGCATGCCTTCCATCAAACATATCGCAGAATAACCCGTAAACGTACCGATTTCCAGAACACGTTTAGGAGCGCGCAAATGCGAGATCATACTCAACACGCGACCTTGATAAGCACCAGACAACATGATGGGTTGCAGCACCTTTAAATGCGTTTCCCGGGTCAGATCTTTTAAAATCTGCGGTTCATCCTGTGAGTGGTTGACGATGTAGTCGTCTAGATCTTTGGGTAAAAAAAACATGGCTGCAAGATACATCTTACAGCCATGTTTCTAAAAAGTTTGACTTTTGGTCTAACCCAAAATTCCTTTCTGCTTTTCATAAAAAGCATCGGCTTGTTTTTGCATGAGTTGGCGTGCGGTTTTCTTCTTGTAGTTGTACAGTTCTTCCTCATCGGCTATGTCCGCATAGACGCGATTGTTCAGGTCGCGGTCGGTTTGCACCATGACCGTTTGCTGTTGCTTTTGCTGGGTGACCCATGATTTGACCAGTTCTTCACGCTCTGCCAGTTTGAAGTCGTACTCACCTTTAGGAGCGAGTAATTTTGCAATAATGGGCGAGGTCTCGATCGCTAGAAACAACAGGAAAATAAAGAACGAAATCAAAAACGGCAATTTGTTCAACGCACTAATGCGTGCCATGAGTCCATCAAAGTTATCGATGATGGGTTGGGTAGCGAGTAACTGTGCTGCTTCACGTTCCTGGACCTCGGCGAGCTGGGTTTCCAGCGCCAGGATCTTTTCTGCATTGACGGGTTTCAGTGCCTGTAATTCGGCTAGGGCTGCGTCGTGTTTGTCGCGCTTCTCTTTGTAGACCGGTCCTTTCCCTAGGCGGTTGGTTCCCGCGGTACCTTCAGCCTCTGCGATGTAGGTGGCATAGAGCGCCTCGACTTCGGCCTCTTTGTTGGTGACCTCGTCTT is from Nonlabens sp. YIK11 and encodes:
- a CDS encoding DUF6702 family protein, which gives rise to MKLTKVAVMIMVLFGALASTASTIKEAFDLPMVVEDSRFRESEITQQYHKYYLSVSNVKYNEKSKALQMVSRFFIDDLEDVLNERMDKKVTLGNPDGLEQLKPILNRYINSRLRVKADGTTTDPTVIGAEYDADQIIIYIELPAAKQPKTVEVSYKALFELFPEQKNLVHFKMGSQRKSLLNSMDTPTDRVNF
- a CDS encoding M1 family metallopeptidase, which gives rise to MKAIKFLFMSMMLISFGAFAQDAPAEEKAPEHYNENKFRQMYQEFSTPNEYRSASGAPGPAYYQQRADYKMDVRLDDANHHLYGYETITYTNKSPDVLSYLWVQLDQNMRAKDSKTPLIEGGRIDPYATPAGFTGSFLEQPFDGGFNITKVLDSKGNPLKYTINQTMMRVEMPEPLESGDDFEFDIEWDYNINDHVNGRGRSGYEQTPDGNRSYVIAQFYPRMAVYNDVEGWQNSQFWGRDEFALPFGSFEVNITVPSDHWLDGTGKLTNRKDVYTKEEMNRYERAMKSYEKPVIIRTQAEAEKFAQGSAETTTTTKTWKLKADFVRDFGWTSSRRYIADAMAVKVGKSDVMAVSIYPPEGNPLWEQWSTYAVAQTLKSYSRMTFDYPYHKAISVHAKNQGMEYPMICWNYGRPEPDGSYSDRVKYGMISVIIHEVGHNYFPMIVNSDERQWTWMDEGLNTFVQYVAEQDFGESYPEALKGDTDLDKYPSRRGPAAAIVPYMGGDQRYIAPIMTKGLNTYQFGSNAYAKPATGLNILRETIMGRDLFDYAFREYSNRWMFKHPTPEDFFRTMEDASAVDLDWFWRGWFYSTQYTDMAIGGVDQYYVSNEVNAEMKELAAERNIPLERFKGLVFMVKKDSEDYKAEMDGQDPKEDAVALKEYLMDNFTPEERAQLKNPKFFYQITVDKPGGLVMPIILEYTYADGTTEKVTHPAEIWRYNDKQVTLSKGSAKEITKIVIDPDLETADIDVSNNAWPQEATVDKFEEMKN
- a CDS encoding DUF4595 domain-containing protein, with product MRKHFFYIAVSFLALSFVACDDDIMSDDELVEVIEPVDDLVRLQGITIEDDAATVIQEIEIDYDEKSLIRQITFSGMENVLYNMTYAINDRLIAFEKVQNGQTTSNTLDYNNNLITLTTTFPDATVQQKELSIDFQNRINFVRTFDVATNGSRTATDQTQYVYSQNFNVERINDLRPTGNSIESTTELTYLFNNNPFRDMNDVIRFLIFEEFVPYTRYLPATLEERFNSNGPPVDGRFVSYDYTLQEDDFPSSRTVSSTTATGTQTTVETFNYLP
- a CDS encoding twin-arginine translocase TatA/TatE family subunit, which encodes MVSLPLFISMPEMMIVGLVIILVFGSDKLPEIVRGIAKAMNTVRNATDDIKNEITKSADEHGFSKDIKEITKQIEQVKDQIEDSGSIKRKF
- a CDS encoding phosphatase PAP2 family protein, producing MWEELVQLDRDIFSFINGLWIGRFTDFWLFVTQIEHWIPLYLFFFYLLYKSMSWRKGLASIGMVLTTAVFTLWCTNFVKNNVERLRPNNEPMLMDSINILQKPENFSFWSGHSAVSFAATTIVVLLLQHYKPGKWYYLFYIWPIVFALSRIFVGVHYPADVTVGMIVGLLTGYAFYKLTLFLFDVLQNTRKR
- a CDS encoding O-methyltransferase, whose product is MFFLPKDLDDYIVNHSQDEPQILKDLTRETHLKVLQPIMLSGAYQGRVLSMISHLRAPKRVLEIGTFTGYSAICLMEGMPSGSELVTIDINEELEDFAGRYFSRFRESINPKITVHQKIGDATQIIPQLEGTFDLVFIDADKPNYVTYLQQVMEKVNSGSLIISDNVLWHGKVVEEVLPKDISTPVLLEYNRLLKEDPRLQTVLLSVRDGLTLSRVL
- a CDS encoding DUF4407 domain-containing protein, which codes for MQSFFIFCSGADADLLDKCSAGERNKYAGIGATVFFTALMAFFASAYALFTVFDSYLVATAFGLVWGLLIFNLDRYIVSTLKKSDKKINEIWQATPRILLAIIIAVVISKPLELKMFEKEIDRVLLAEKNEMTLENQEQVGLLFAAEESAFAKAIQDLKDEVTNKEAEVEALYATYIAEAEGTAGTNRLGKGPVYKEKRDKHDAALAELQALKPVNAEKILALETQLAEVQEREAAQLLATQPIIDNFDGLMARISALNKLPFLISFFIFLLFLAIETSPIIAKLLAPKGEYDFKLAEREELVKSWVTQQKQQQTVMVQTDRDLNNRVYADIADEEELYNYKKKTARQLMQKQADAFYEKQKGILG